One genomic segment of Culturomica massiliensis includes these proteins:
- a CDS encoding MutS-related protein — MQVREAIKQISGFRYLIDRLELRSGVGRERILHQPWMECSETIEKELEKTEQIIRVAATNPPLTCKFRKALERVKNIRGTIKRLSENTVLDDLELFEIKNFASAVVEIRAFTEYCPVVELPDLTAVFVLLDPENTGISHFYIYDVYSPDLAALRKEIRLKKSAGEEEVTEALYFKSVEIEDRVRGELTVKLQGYKESLSKALEGVAHLDVLQAKALLAVQLDLCRPEVCVEGGEVYTAYEGLFHPEIKDNLQRNGKDYQAVDIVIRPEVTLITGANMAGKTVLLKSVALSQCLCQFGFYVPAKCARVASVAEVAISSGDGQDELSGLSSFAAEMLCVDRIIREVKAGRKILVLIDELARTTNPAEGRALVCGVVELLAGAGVPVLITTHYSGIEGRCRRLRVRGFREEKIEGALTLANVTSFIDYSLVEEEREEVPREAIRIAEILGVDGELLEKARRVMEKENRIKK; from the coding sequence ATGCAAGTAAGGGAAGCGATAAAACAAATCAGCGGATTCCGTTATCTGATTGACAGGCTGGAGCTCCGTTCCGGTGTCGGCAGGGAGAGGATATTGCATCAGCCATGGATGGAATGTTCTGAAACAATCGAAAAAGAATTGGAGAAAACGGAGCAAATTATCCGGGTAGCCGCTACAAATCCGCCTTTGACTTGTAAGTTCCGGAAGGCACTGGAGCGTGTTAAAAATATCAGAGGTACGATTAAACGTTTATCGGAAAATACGGTATTGGATGACCTGGAGCTTTTCGAAATCAAAAATTTTGCTTCGGCAGTTGTTGAGATCAGGGCATTTACAGAATATTGTCCGGTGGTAGAATTACCGGATTTGACGGCTGTTTTTGTTTTGCTCGATCCGGAAAATACCGGAATATCCCATTTCTATATTTATGATGTTTATTCTCCGGATTTAGCGGCTTTAAGGAAGGAGATCCGGCTGAAAAAATCAGCAGGGGAAGAAGAGGTGACAGAAGCTTTATATTTTAAAAGTGTGGAGATTGAAGATCGGGTCCGGGGTGAATTGACTGTAAAACTTCAGGGATATAAAGAGTCGCTGTCCAAAGCTTTGGAGGGAGTTGCTCATTTGGATGTTTTGCAGGCAAAAGCTTTGTTGGCGGTGCAATTGGACCTGTGTCGTCCGGAAGTTTGTGTTGAGGGGGGTGAAGTTTATACAGCTTATGAAGGTTTGTTTCATCCGGAAATTAAAGATAATCTGCAACGAAACGGTAAGGATTATCAGGCTGTGGACATAGTTATCCGTCCGGAGGTCACTTTAATTACCGGAGCCAATATGGCCGGTAAAACGGTTTTGTTGAAAAGTGTAGCTTTGTCCCAATGTCTGTGTCAGTTCGGATTTTATGTTCCGGCAAAATGTGCCCGGGTGGCTTCCGTGGCGGAAGTTGCCATCAGTAGCGGGGACGGGCAGGATGAGTTGAGCGGTTTATCTTCGTTTGCTGCGGAAATGTTATGTGTGGACAGGATTATCCGGGAAGTTAAAGCAGGAAGAAAAATATTGGTGTTGATAGATGAATTGGCAAGGACGACGAATCCTGCGGAAGGACGTGCTCTTGTTTGTGGGGTGGTAGAACTATTGGCGGGAGCCGGTGTTCCGGTGTTGATTACGACTCATTACAGCGGTATTGAAGGGAGATGCAGAAGATTGCGTGTCAGAGGTTTTCGGGAAGAAAAGATAGAAGGTGCTTTGACATTAGCGAATGTTACTTCGTTTATTGATTATTCATTGGTGGAAGAAGAGCGGGAAGAAGTTCCCCGGGAGGCGATTCGGATCGCCGAGATATTGGGGGTCGACGGAGAGTTGCTTGAAAAAGCAAGACGGGTTATGGAAAAAGAAAATAGAATTAAAAAATAA
- a CDS encoding 2-oxoacid:acceptor oxidoreductase family protein: MTEEIIIAGFGGQGVLSMGKILAYSGIMQDQEVSWMPSYGPEMRGGTANVTVIISDERISSPVLTRFDTAIILNQQSMDKFESQVKPGGTLIYDPNGITHHPTRKDIDIYRIEGARLAAESGNPKIFNMIILGGFLKVKPIVKLENVEKGLQKSLPARHHSMIPMNIEAIRTGMDNIESVK, encoded by the coding sequence ATGACAGAAGAAATAATTATAGCAGGCTTCGGAGGACAAGGAGTACTTTCTATGGGAAAGATCCTGGCCTATTCCGGAATTATGCAGGATCAGGAAGTATCCTGGATGCCTTCTTACGGCCCTGAAATGCGTGGAGGTACAGCCAATGTCACCGTTATCATCAGCGATGAACGCATCAGCTCTCCTGTATTGACACGTTTCGACACCGCTATTATCCTGAACCAACAATCCATGGATAAATTCGAATCCCAGGTTAAACCCGGAGGCACATTAATTTACGATCCGAACGGTATCACACACCACCCGACCCGGAAAGACATCGATATCTATCGCATAGAAGGTGCCCGTCTGGCTGCAGAAAGCGGAAATCCCAAAATCTTCAACATGATTATTCTAGGAGGCTTTCTGAAAGTAAAACCGATTGTTAAATTGGAAAACGTAGAAAAAGGACTTCAAAAATCCTTACCGGCCAGACACCATTCTATGATACCTATGAATATCGAAGCCATCCGTACGGGAATGGACAATATCGAAAGCGTAAAATAA
- a CDS encoding electron transfer flavoprotein subunit alpha/FixB family protein, which produces MDKTQYKDVYVFAEQREGVIQNVAFELLGKARELADRLNQKVVAILAGSGIKEKAKELIAYGADSVLCVDAPELKQYITEPYAQAVTQIIRERKPSILLIGATTIGRDLGPRLSARLETGLTADCTGLDISEEGDLLMTRPAFGGNLMATIICKEHRPQMSTVRPGVMRMGTANEKREGTVEDITVHFDTSKFKVRILEVVKEQRNLIDITEAKVLVSGGRGVGNTEGFRMLEDMAGAIGAEVSSSRAMVDAGIMTHDRQVGQTGKTVRPNLYFAMGISGAIQHLAGMEESDYIIAINKDKYAPIFQVADLGIVGDVRKIVPLLTEKLKNERNKVK; this is translated from the coding sequence ATGGATAAGACTCAATATAAAGATGTATATGTTTTTGCCGAACAACGGGAAGGTGTTATTCAGAATGTAGCTTTCGAGTTGTTGGGGAAAGCCCGGGAATTGGCTGATCGGTTAAATCAGAAGGTTGTTGCTATTTTGGCCGGTAGCGGAATAAAAGAAAAAGCGAAGGAGTTGATTGCTTACGGGGCAGACTCCGTTTTGTGTGTGGATGCTCCGGAATTGAAGCAATATATTACAGAACCTTACGCACAGGCGGTTACTCAGATTATCAGAGAAAGAAAACCGTCGATTTTACTGATCGGGGCAACGACCATCGGACGGGATTTGGGACCTCGTTTGTCTGCCCGTCTGGAGACAGGATTGACGGCAGATTGTACGGGTTTGGATATATCGGAAGAAGGAGATTTGTTGATGACCCGTCCGGCATTCGGGGGTAACCTGATGGCCACGATTATTTGTAAGGAGCATCGTCCGCAAATGTCGACAGTACGTCCTGGGGTGATGCGTATGGGGACAGCCAATGAAAAAAGAGAAGGGACGGTTGAAGATATTACCGTACATTTTGATACTTCTAAATTTAAAGTGCGTATATTAGAGGTAGTGAAAGAGCAACGTAATCTGATTGATATTACGGAGGCTAAAGTATTGGTATCCGGTGGTCGTGGAGTTGGTAACACAGAAGGTTTTAGAATGCTTGAGGATATGGCTGGGGCAATCGGTGCTGAGGTGTCTTCTTCCAGGGCGATGGTTGACGCAGGAATTATGACACATGACAGACAGGTGGGGCAGACGGGGAAGACTGTGCGTCCGAATCTTTATTTTGCCATGGGGATATCCGGGGCTATACAGCATTTGGCCGGTATGGAAGAATCCGATTATATCATTGCTATTAATAAAGATAAGTATGCTCCGATATTTCAGGTAGCGGATTTGGGTATTGTGGGGGATGTCAGAAAGATTGTTCCGCTGTTGACTGAAAAGTTAAAGAATGAGAGAAATAAAGTTAAATAA
- a CDS encoding 3-oxoacid CoA-transferase subunit B: protein MEKDQIKQVIAKRVAMELKDGDVVNLGIGIPTLVPNYLPKEVNVILQTENGMLGMGPAPAEGEEDPELTNAGGGYITALPGASSFDSATSFGIIRGGHVDVSILGALQVDEKGDLANWMIPGKKTPGMGGAMDLLVGAKKVILAMEHTAKGNPKIMKKCTLPLTAAGQVDLIVTEMGVIEVTPHGLVLREIHPEFTVEQVQAATEAELIVTPDLKLMAN, encoded by the coding sequence ATGGAAAAAGATCAGATAAAGCAGGTCATAGCCAAGCGGGTTGCTATGGAACTGAAAGACGGAGATGTCGTTAATCTGGGAATCGGAATCCCGACACTGGTACCGAATTATTTGCCGAAGGAGGTAAATGTAATTTTGCAGACGGAAAACGGTATGCTGGGAATGGGACCGGCTCCGGCAGAAGGTGAAGAAGACCCGGAATTGACCAATGCAGGAGGAGGATATATTACGGCTTTACCCGGGGCTTCCAGTTTTGACAGTGCCACTTCTTTCGGTATTATCCGGGGAGGTCATGTGGATGTCAGTATATTGGGAGCTTTACAGGTTGATGAAAAAGGTGATTTGGCGAACTGGATGATTCCGGGTAAGAAGACGCCGGGTATGGGAGGGGCGATGGATTTACTGGTCGGAGCAAAAAAAGTGATTCTGGCTATGGAGCATACGGCGAAAGGAAATCCGAAAATCATGAAAAAATGTACGTTGCCTTTAACGGCAGCCGGACAGGTCGATTTGATTGTGACGGAGATGGGGGTGATTGAGGTAACTCCTCACGGCCTTGTATTGCGTGAAATACATCCGGAATTTACCGTAGAGCAGGTGCAGGCAGCAACGGAGGCAGAATTGATCGTTACGCCTGATTTGAAGCTGATGGCAAATTAA
- a CDS encoding lysine 5,6-aminomutase subunit alpha, giving the protein MESKLGLDFKKVGHAKELARKIADGVQGFVEQYTTVAVERTLCRLLGIDGVDANTVPLPNVLVSELKEKGVLGQGVLFFLGNAIISTGKDPQEIAEAVGEGELDITRLPFHSAEEIQKALEPYVASTIERIIKRKQKRAAYLENLGEGPKPYLYVIVATGNIYEDVVQAQAAARQGADIIAVIRTTGQSLLDYVPYGATTEGFGGTFATQENFRIMRKALDEVGEEVGRYIRLCNYCSGLCMPEIAAMGALEGLDVMLNDALYGILFRDINMQRTLVDQYMSRVINGFAGVIINTGEDNYLTTADAVEQAHTVLASDLINEQLALLAGLPEEQMGLGHAFEMDPELENGFLLELAQAQMIREIFPRATLKYMPPTKFMTGNIFRGHIQDALFNMVGIWTSQGIQLLGMPTEAIHTPFMSDRYLSIENARYIFNNMRNIGDEIEYKKDGIIRKRAAEVLDKAIALLKEMETEGLFTALEKGIFADVKRPRNGGKGLDGVTEKGGNYYNPFVKIMKQ; this is encoded by the coding sequence ATGGAGAGTAAATTAGGACTGGATTTTAAGAAGGTCGGCCATGCCAAGGAACTGGCCAGAAAGATTGCCGACGGTGTACAAGGGTTCGTAGAGCAATATACGACTGTCGCTGTCGAAAGAACTTTATGCCGTTTGCTTGGGATAGACGGTGTGGATGCGAATACCGTACCGTTGCCGAATGTATTGGTGAGTGAATTGAAGGAAAAAGGTGTATTGGGGCAGGGCGTGTTGTTTTTTCTGGGGAATGCAATTATTTCTACGGGTAAAGATCCGCAGGAGATAGCTGAAGCTGTGGGTGAAGGAGAGTTGGATATTACCCGTTTGCCGTTTCATTCGGCAGAGGAGATTCAAAAGGCTTTGGAACCTTATGTTGCTTCGACGATTGAAAGAATCATTAAACGGAAGCAAAAGCGGGCAGCTTATCTGGAAAATTTAGGAGAAGGCCCTAAGCCTTACTTATATGTGATTGTAGCTACCGGTAATATTTATGAAGATGTTGTTCAGGCGCAGGCAGCAGCCCGTCAGGGTGCTGATATTATAGCCGTGATCCGGACGACGGGACAAAGCTTGTTGGATTATGTTCCTTATGGAGCAACGACAGAAGGGTTCGGAGGAACGTTTGCTACGCAGGAAAATTTCCGGATTATGCGTAAAGCGCTGGATGAAGTCGGAGAAGAGGTCGGACGTTATATACGTCTTTGTAATTATTGTTCGGGTTTATGTATGCCGGAAATTGCGGCAATGGGAGCTTTGGAAGGGTTGGATGTAATGCTGAATGACGCTTTATACGGAATATTATTCCGGGATATCAATATGCAACGGACACTGGTGGATCAGTATATGTCCCGGGTTATCAACGGTTTTGCCGGCGTGATTATCAATACCGGCGAAGACAATTATCTGACGACGGCGGATGCCGTGGAACAGGCTCATACCGTATTGGCTTCGGATTTGATTAATGAGCAATTGGCTTTATTGGCCGGTTTACCGGAAGAACAGATGGGGTTGGGACATGCCTTTGAAATGGACCCGGAGTTAGAGAACGGCTTTTTGCTGGAGTTGGCACAAGCTCAGATGATCCGGGAGATTTTTCCCCGTGCTACGTTGAAATATATGCCTCCGACCAAATTTATGACGGGAAATATTTTCCGGGGACATATACAGGATGCTTTGTTCAATATGGTCGGTATATGGACTTCTCAGGGTATTCAGTTGCTGGGAATGCCGACGGAAGCCATTCATACGCCTTTTATGTCGGATCGTTATCTTTCCATAGAGAATGCCCGCTATATATTTAATAATATGCGGAATATCGGGGATGAGATCGAATATAAGAAAGACGGTATTATCCGGAAACGGGCGGCGGAGGTGCTGGATAAAGCCATTGCTCTGTTGAAGGAAATGGAGACGGAAGGATTGTTTACGGCGCTCGAGAAAGGAATTTTTGCCGATGTCAAGCGTCCGAGAAACGGCGGAAAAGGATTGGACGGCGTAACGGAAAAAGGAGGTAATTATTATAATCCGTTTGTAAAGATCATGAAACAGTGA
- a CDS encoding electron transfer flavoprotein subunit beta/FixA family protein produces the protein MKIVVCIKQVPDTTEIKLDPVTGTLIRDGVPSIMNPDDKGGLEMALQLKDKYNAHVTVITMGPPQADDILREALAMGADRAIHLSDRKFAGADTLATSNAIAGALRVLEYDLVITGRQAIDGDTAQVGPQIAEHLDLPQVTYVEALKYNNEAVTFTIRKSTEEGYEMLEVPAPCVITVLATANKARYMSVRGIVESYNREVEVWNYGNISVDEQKLGLNGSPTRVFKSFTKGAKAAGKVFEIEPAEAADLIVEKLKEKFII, from the coding sequence ATGAAAATAGTAGTTTGTATCAAGCAGGTTCCCGATACGACGGAGATAAAGCTGGACCCGGTAACGGGAACATTGATTCGGGATGGGGTTCCGAGCATAATGAATCCGGACGATAAGGGTGGTTTGGAGATGGCTTTACAATTGAAAGATAAATATAATGCTCATGTAACGGTGATAACTATGGGACCGCCCCAGGCCGACGATATTCTGCGGGAAGCTTTGGCTATGGGAGCAGACCGGGCGATTCATTTGAGTGACCGGAAGTTTGCCGGTGCGGATACATTGGCGACCTCCAATGCTATTGCAGGGGCTTTGCGGGTACTCGAATACGATCTGGTGATTACCGGACGTCAGGCTATAGACGGAGATACAGCACAGGTAGGGCCGCAGATTGCCGAGCACCTCGACTTACCGCAGGTGACTTATGTGGAAGCATTGAAGTATAACAACGAAGCAGTGACATTTACTATCCGTAAGTCGACGGAAGAAGGTTATGAAATGCTCGAAGTACCTGCTCCTTGTGTTATAACGGTACTGGCAACGGCAAATAAGGCCCGTTACATGTCGGTTCGTGGTATTGTAGAGTCCTATAACAGGGAGGTCGAGGTTTGGAATTATGGCAATATAAGTGTCGACGAGCAGAAGTTAGGGTTAAATGGTTCTCCGACACGTGTATTCAAGTCTTTCACGAAAGGTGCTAAAGCTGCGGGCAAGGTATTCGAAATTGAACCGGCGGAAGCGGCAGACTTGATTGTAGAGAAACTGAAAGAAAAGTTTATTATTTAA
- a CDS encoding OAM dimerization domain-containing protein, whose amino-acid sequence MSGGLYSTEVNDFDQTLDLKKIKPYGDTMNDGKTQISFTLPVPDGEEGIEAAKQLMKKMGFENPLVVFHKELTKGFTFFNCYGSCTHTVDYTNIHVPKVESTRWSMSETDDFIRTRIGRKIVVVGASTGTDAHTVGIDAIMNMKGFAGHYGLERYDMFETLNMGSQVPNEEFIAKAIELGADALLVSQTVTQKDVHVKNLTELVEMLEAEGLRSKLLLLCGGPRISHELAKELGYDAGFGMNTYADDVASFIAQELWNRLQNKE is encoded by the coding sequence ATGAGCGGAGGATTATATTCAACAGAGGTGAATGATTTCGATCAAACCCTGGACCTGAAAAAGATAAAACCCTATGGGGATACGATGAATGACGGTAAAACGCAGATTAGTTTTACCTTGCCGGTTCCGGATGGGGAGGAAGGCATTGAAGCCGCCAAGCAATTGATGAAGAAGATGGGATTCGAAAATCCGTTGGTTGTATTTCATAAAGAGTTGACGAAAGGATTTACTTTTTTCAATTGTTACGGTAGTTGTACCCATACGGTGGATTATACGAATATTCATGTTCCGAAGGTGGAATCGACACGTTGGAGTATGTCCGAAACCGACGATTTTATCCGGACCCGTATCGGTCGTAAAATTGTGGTTGTCGGTGCAAGCACCGGAACGGATGCCCATACGGTGGGAATTGATGCAATTATGAACATGAAGGGGTTTGCCGGACATTACGGATTGGAGCGTTACGATATGTTCGAGACGTTGAATATGGGAAGTCAGGTACCCAATGAAGAGTTTATAGCCAAAGCCATTGAGCTGGGAGCCGATGCTTTGTTGGTGTCGCAGACGGTGACGCAGAAGGACGTGCACGTTAAAAATCTCACGGAATTAGTTGAGATGCTGGAAGCCGAGGGCTTACGAAGCAAACTGCTGTTGCTTTGCGGAGGGCCTCGTATTTCTCATGAGTTGGCTAAGGAGCTGGGATATGATGCCGGTTTCGGCATGAACACTTATGCTGACGATGTAGCTTCGTTTATTGCACAGGAATTATGGAACAGATTGCAAAATAAAGAGTAA
- a CDS encoding enoyl-CoA hydratase-related protein, which produces MEFKTLLFGKQGPVGILTINQPETLNALNTSVLKELGQAFDKFAEDAELRVIVLTGAGRSFVAGADIAEMSGLDAEAGKIFGQLGASVFRKIELSEKIVIAAVNGYALGGGCELALACDIRMASEKAKFAQPETGLGIVPGFSGTQRLPRIIGVGKAKELIYTGRVIDAAEASRIGLVNSVTEPGMLLSEAVKMAEQIASRSPLAVQYAKEAINRGIETDIDTGIAIENGLFGLCFATEEQKQKMRAFLNK; this is translated from the coding sequence ATGGAGTTTAAAACACTTCTTTTCGGGAAACAAGGTCCGGTCGGCATTTTGACGATTAATCAGCCGGAGACATTGAATGCTTTGAATACCTCTGTTTTGAAAGAATTGGGACAGGCTTTCGATAAGTTTGCGGAGGATGCGGAGCTTCGTGTAATCGTACTGACAGGAGCGGGACGTTCGTTCGTTGCCGGAGCGGATATTGCTGAAATGAGCGGATTGGATGCAGAAGCGGGGAAAATTTTCGGGCAGTTGGGTGCTTCGGTGTTCCGGAAGATCGAATTGTCGGAAAAAATTGTTATCGCCGCAGTAAACGGGTATGCTTTGGGGGGAGGATGTGAGTTGGCATTAGCCTGTGATATTCGCATGGCTTCCGAAAAGGCGAAGTTTGCCCAGCCGGAGACAGGATTGGGAATTGTGCCCGGTTTTTCCGGCACGCAGCGTTTGCCTCGTATCATCGGAGTGGGTAAGGCGAAGGAGTTGATATATACGGGGCGTGTTATCGATGCAGCGGAGGCTTCCCGGATCGGATTGGTCAATTCGGTGACGGAACCCGGAATGTTGCTGTCCGAAGCTGTAAAGATGGCGGAGCAAATTGCTTCCCGTTCGCCTTTGGCGGTACAGTATGCCAAGGAAGCCATAAACCGAGGGATAGAAACCGATATCGATACCGGTATAGCTATCGAAAACGGTTTGTTTGGGCTTTGTTTCGCTACGGAAGAACAGAAGCAGAAAATGAGAGCTTTTTTGAATAAGTAG
- a CDS encoding 3-hydroxybutyryl-CoA dehydrogenase encodes MKICVIGTGTMGNGVAQVFAQAGFDVLLKGRSDASLAKAHKAMEKNLFRMVEKGKLEAAEKDAVLSRIRDTQVYDDCRDADLVVEAVAEDMEVKCEIFRLLDGICKPDAILATNTSSLSVTEVAAVTSRPEQVIGMHFFNPVPAMKLVEVIKGQMTSPEVHDRVFEIARQLGKVPVSVNEAPGFVVNRILIPMINEGIGILADGVASKEEIDEAMQLGANHPMGPLALADLIGLDVCLAIMEVLHDEFGDSKYRPHPLLRKMVRANLLGRKTGVGFYDYRK; translated from the coding sequence ATGAAAATATGTGTAATTGGAACGGGTACAATGGGGAACGGAGTTGCCCAGGTATTTGCCCAGGCAGGATTTGACGTTTTGTTGAAGGGGCGTTCTGATGCTTCTTTGGCTAAGGCTCACAAAGCGATGGAAAAAAATCTTTTCCGTATGGTAGAGAAAGGAAAGCTGGAAGCAGCAGAGAAGGATGCCGTACTTTCCCGGATCCGGGATACGCAGGTGTACGACGATTGCCGGGATGCTGACCTGGTGGTTGAAGCTGTAGCAGAAGATATGGAGGTGAAATGTGAGATTTTCCGTTTGTTGGACGGGATTTGCAAGCCGGATGCTATCTTGGCGACAAATACGTCTTCTCTGTCGGTGACAGAGGTGGCTGCTGTGACTTCTCGTCCGGAACAGGTTATCGGAATGCATTTTTTCAACCCGGTTCCGGCTATGAAACTGGTTGAAGTTATAAAGGGGCAGATGACTTCTCCGGAAGTACATGACCGGGTGTTTGAGATTGCCCGGCAACTTGGGAAAGTGCCGGTGAGTGTGAATGAGGCTCCGGGTTTTGTTGTAAACCGGATTCTGATACCGATGATTAATGAGGGAATTGGTATTCTGGCCGACGGAGTCGCTTCAAAGGAGGAAATAGATGAAGCTATGCAGTTGGGGGCTAATCATCCGATGGGGCCTTTAGCGCTTGCTGATTTAATAGGTTTGGATGTATGTCTGGCAATTATGGAAGTATTGCATGATGAATTCGGAGATTCCAAGTACCGGCCGCATCCACTACTCCGTAAAATGGTCCGGGCAAATTTGCTGGGACGTAAAACCGGAGTGGGCTTCTACGATTACCGAAAATAG
- a CDS encoding acyl-CoA dehydrogenase, giving the protein MDFSLSKTEILFRQMIREFAEKEVKPLAAEIDEEERFPLETVEKMARLGIMGIPFPAEYGGAGGNNILYTMAVEELSRVCATTGVIVSAHTSLCAAPIYEFGTEEQRKKYLPKLCSGEWIGAFGLTEPNAGTDASAQQTMAVLEGDHYVLNGTKIFITNAAYANVYIVMAMTDKSLGTKGISAFIVERDFPGFSIGKKEKKMGIRGSATCELIFENCIVPKENLLGKPGGGFGIAMKTLDGGRIGIASQALGIAQGAMDETVKYVKERKQFGKSIGKFQNTQFQLADLETKIQAARLLVRMAAYKKDQKQSYSVDAAQAKLFAAETAMEMTTKAVQFHGGYGYTREYPVERMMRDAKITEIYEGTSEVQRMVIAGALLK; this is encoded by the coding sequence ATGGATTTTTCATTATCAAAAACAGAGATATTATTTCGGCAGATGATTCGGGAGTTTGCCGAGAAAGAGGTGAAGCCTTTGGCAGCAGAAATCGATGAGGAGGAGCGTTTTCCTTTGGAAACCGTAGAGAAAATGGCCAGGTTAGGTATTATGGGTATTCCTTTCCCCGCGGAATATGGGGGTGCCGGCGGAAATAATATATTATATACAATGGCTGTGGAAGAGTTATCCCGGGTATGTGCCACAACGGGAGTTATCGTTTCTGCTCATACTTCTTTGTGCGCGGCTCCTATTTACGAGTTCGGAACGGAAGAGCAACGGAAGAAGTATTTACCGAAGTTGTGTTCCGGAGAATGGATCGGTGCTTTCGGGCTGACAGAACCGAATGCGGGAACGGATGCCTCGGCCCAGCAGACGATGGCGGTTTTGGAAGGAGACCATTATGTGTTGAACGGGACGAAAATTTTTATTACGAATGCAGCTTATGCAAATGTATATATTGTGATGGCAATGACGGATAAGTCGTTGGGGACCAAAGGTATTTCTGCCTTTATCGTCGAACGGGATTTTCCGGGATTCTCGATCGGGAAGAAAGAGAAGAAAATGGGTATCCGGGGATCGGCTACCTGTGAGTTGATTTTCGAAAATTGCATTGTACCGAAAGAAAATCTGTTGGGAAAACCCGGCGGGGGATTCGGAATAGCCATGAAGACGCTGGACGGCGGACGTATCGGAATCGCTTCGCAAGCTTTGGGAATTGCACAAGGAGCTATGGATGAAACCGTGAAATATGTAAAAGAGCGGAAGCAGTTCGGAAAATCCATCGGAAAATTCCAGAATACCCAGTTCCAACTGGCTGATTTGGAAACGAAAATACAGGCTGCCCGTCTGTTGGTACGGATGGCTGCTTATAAGAAAGATCAGAAACAATCTTATTCTGTGGATGCTGCCCAGGCAAAACTTTTTGCTGCGGAGACGGCTATGGAAATGACCACAAAAGCCGTACAATTTCACGGCGGTTACGGATATACGCGTGAATATCCGGTGGAACGCATGATGCGGGATGCCAAGATCACAGAAATCTACGAAGGCACTTCGGAGGTTCAGCGGATGGTTATTGCAGGTGCATTGCTGAAATAG